Within the Miscanthus floridulus cultivar M001 chromosome 2, ASM1932011v1, whole genome shotgun sequence genome, the region CACTCGACTCGAGTTTGGTGCTTAACATGCAGCCAACTagttaaatatttttttttttttttgcccttccACAAATATAGAGAATCACTCCATCGGTCTGTCATGCGTGCTTGTTCCGTGCGTGCCGGTCCCAGTCTTTGCATTGGTGTCTTGTGTTTTGCAATGTAAGTGGTTGTTGGCTAATCATGTAAGGATTATTCAAATCAAATGATCTTGCGAGAAAATAGCATGCCTCATGTCACAATGTTAGCTGACATAATAAAAGATTGTTCACAAAGATTGACCATGAGTTTGAACTGTCTCTACTCTCCTTCACAACGAGACCATCCATATGCAACACCCAACCAGCAGCGTGGCTTCGTGCTCCCACACCCTAGCCTACGTAGACATCCACCATGGAAGAGGAAGTCGGGTTGTCCTTTGCTTTGGCCGGTCTAATGAAAATAGAAGAGGGCAAAATGATCAATTCAAGCCTACTGACTCGTCTCAGAACCGAGTGTGCTGACTAGGCGAGCTACCATAGCAAGCCAAGTTGGATGGAGGATGATATCAAGCCAAAATTGGAATTTCAAAGACTAAAATGAATGTTTGATAGTTGAGGGATGAATTTGAGCTTTGGGCGAAAGTTCAAGGACGATACAAGCAAACCATCAAAGAATATCGAACGTGCTTGCGTGACGAAGAACTagctagttttcaggcaaactaaCAAAGAAACCATCAAAGCTCTCGTCCAAGAGGGACCCGTCGGAACAAGGACGTCGCCGGATTGCCCTAAGTCGGCTGACGAGCCTAGGACGCAATCCTTGATCGTCGGATCAAGAGATGAATAGCATATGATTTAAAAAGATAGGACAAATGAAAGGTTTGTGTTATATTAATGATTATGTAGTTGGAATACCTCAATCTTGAGGAATTAGAATCGCCAATCGGCAAGGCACCTGTAAATGCAAATACGTTTCTACCTTGCCGGCACATATACGAAGAGGACACCGCCTAGCTGGCCACATGCACGCATGTTATATTTGAATCTCCTGAACCACCTCTGAACCTTTCACGTACGTGTAGGCAATCAGGCAAGTGACGTGACGTGATGCACCTTGTTGTGTCGTCCCTTGCCAAATATCCATGCCTCTTTGGCATGGCTTATGTCggtttcggcttcatctattttgcgtaaatcgaggcactgtagtgtgaagccgttttgtaagccggagttaaaatgaactagaaaccGAGAAAAACTGTTTTTCTGGTTTCATcgactttggcttcaccggtgaagccgttttagatgagccgtgccaaaaggAGCTTTAGATGTAATCTTTCCTGTACGACAAACGGAGCTTGATTTGGCATCTGAGCTCACATAACGATTGGACTCAGATCCTTTTCCTGTTTCCTTCGGCGGCTGCGAGTTGGATCCAGATCTCCTGTTTGCTTTGGCTGCTGCCCGAAATACGACACACACACACAAGACACGTACACACACAACAAAAACACCCTTCACGTCGGACTTCCAGCATGTATACGTGATGCTAGCCGATTCTCCGTTGCGGGTTCGATGGCTTAACATGGCTTACTGGACAGCCCGCACAAACCAGCCGAAAACCTCTTCATGAATATTGCTGTTGAGTCCGAGCCAAATTTGAGTGCGAACAATCGTCATTCTTagtttcctttctttctttgtttaCTTTTTTCTAAAAGATGCTCATCCTCCTATAACTTAAACAAAACAAGGTCTAACATGAGTTTGGTCACCCTACATCTAATCTATTTTTTCGACAGACCATTATGCATAAATGGATCTTTGCTCCTATCACGAACTCAACAAAATCtagtctctatctctatctccacCCCTATAAAACACCAGTTAAAATTATCCTACATCTACCCTATAATTATCTGCTCTACAGAGATGGCCATAACTACATCCACACCACCAAATGCACCTAGAGATGTACCATCATAAAAACATACGTACCAAATTATCTCTCATCTATTCTCTCTCCTTACTCCACCAAATCTAACGGCCAACCTTTAATGGATCTGCACCTCCCCCGTCGTGCGCCCTTCCTCCGCATCCAGCCCCACGCCCGCACACCAGGCAGCCATGGTTGGATCCCTCGTTatcttttttttccaaaaaaaaacacGGCTGGAGCGACCCCGAAggaaaaagtttttttttattctcGTCATTGCAATTTTCCAACTTTTGAAAAACGTCATTACAATTCATCTTATTGAAAACTTGCCATTGCAATTTTGTTCCTCCCACAAATATGCCCTGATCTACATCTGCAGCGTACCTGGGCCCAGTTGCAGGCGATGTATTCTGGTATATCCCTGTATTGCCCCTGGTTACGAGGCACGTCGTCGCTATCCTAAGTTCGTGTTCGCGGTCGGCGGCGCGTGGTGCATCGAGGGAGGCTTGGCGAGTCCCCATCCTCGTCCCCATCCTAGCCCCCGCCCAGGCCACGTTGCCGGGCGCCACCCCAGCCGCCGCCGAAGCGACGCAGCCGTCGCTGCCCGCTCGATCCCCTGCCgaggctgcgccgccgccgccgccgctcgcctcgAGCTCTAGAGAGCGGCGCGAAGACGAGGGCCGCGGCTGCGGCATGAAGTCGAGGGGCGCGACTCCACCTCCTGTGCACAGCCACGGTACTGGAGGAGAGCGGCGTGAAGACGTGGGCCGTAGCTCCGGTGCTGGAGGAGACGGCAACGAGTTCTCAGTTCTCACCTGCGTTCACTACCGCGACTGATCTACACTCGTCTCGAGCCGCCGTCAGGCTCATCCCACACCTCGGCCACCCTCCATGGCTGCCTCGTCGGGCTAGTCGAGCCACCGTCAGGCTCGCGCGTGCACACTGCTGCGCCGCCACCAGACGAGCAGGCCGCCTTGAGGATGTCCGGCGTCGGCGCGATGCCGGGCTCCACGAGTGGCTGCGTGGCCTCCCCTTCCAGCTCCGCTTGCGCTTGCAATTCAAGCAGCGGGAGCGCTGCGGCGTCCCGTGTTGGCGCCGGTTGCCGGAATCTGCAGCTCGACGGTGATCGGCAACGACGGCAATCACGCGCACAACatcgctcactcactcacgcACGCGAACTCGGTGGATCTCAACTGAACGCAAGAGAATGGCGTTGCCAAACGTTGCAGCTTTTCTGGTTTTCTTTGTTGCCTTTTATTCATGGTGTATACAAGGTCTGAGACCCACGATCCCCCCGCCATGCGCGCTCACCTGTGCCGTGCCCGCCTAAAGCGCAAGAGCGTTTCGTACACAGCATGGCGGTGACCAAATCCTGGCCACACCGTGGACACAGCACGGTTCTGGCTTCTACACCTCTCATCACACATGCAGCTAGCTATAGTTCAGGAAGTAAACATGCACTACTTAATTACATAAATGAATATGCAAGATCATGCACCGGATTATCTAACATATCACCCCCTAATCCCGCTGCACATCAACTACTCCCAGCTGCTGTCGTAGATCAATGAACctgactttgccaagtgccttcgTCAGGATGTCTGCCAATTGGTTCTGCGTGCTCACATGATCAATGTCAATGCTGCCATTGTCAACACACTCTCTCACAAAGTGGTATCTTGTGTCTATGTGTTTACTCCGTTCATGATGAACTGGGTTTTTACTCAGAGCTATGGCAGACTTGTTGTCAACTAGGAGTCTGACTTTTGGAGCTTGAATACCGAGCAGTTCACTCAACAGACGACTGAGCCAAATGCCTTGACACGCTGCATTAGCACTTGCAATATACTCAGCCTCACAGGATGAAAGAGCAACTACCCTATGTTTTTGTGACACCCATGTAACCAGATTCATGCCAATGAAGAATACTGAGCCACTGGTACTCTTTCTGTCATCTATGTCGCCAGCCAAGTCACTATCGCTGAAACCAAGCAGACTGGGTTCAGAGATTCCTGATCTTGTGTATCTGACTCCATAACTTAGTGTTCCAGCAATGTATCGTAGTATCTGCTTCACAGCTGCCCAATGACTCGCCCTTGGATTCTCCATGTGTCTACTGACAATGCCTACTGAATAAGCAATATCTGGTCTTGTGTTCACAAGATATCTCAAGCTGCCAATTACACTCCTATACTTTGTTGCATCAACTGGAGGGGATTTATCTTCTTTGCTCAGCTTCAACTTGTTCTCCATCGGGACATGGCAGGAATTGCAGCCTTCCATTCCTGCTTGCTCTAAAATTTTCAGAGCATAAGAACTCTGACACAAAGTTGTTTCCCTCTCCTTCTGAACTACCTAAATTCCCAGGTAATATGAGAGCACACCTAGGTCACTCATACTGAAGCTTTCCATCATTTGTTTCTTGAACAGATCAATGCTCTCCTTACTTGGCCCTGTGATGATTAGATCATCCACATATACACCCACTAACAAATAATTGCCCTTATACTCAGCTCTTCTGTATACTGCATGCTCTAGAGTGTTTCTGACAAAGCCAAGCTTCACAAGCTCCTTATCAAGTCTTGCATTCCAAGCACGGGGTGCTTGACGCAgcccatacaaagcctttttcaGCCTAAGTACCTTTCCACTCCCCTTCTCTACAACAAAGCCTGGAGGTTGTTGTACATACACCTCCTCAACCAAGTCTCCATTTAGAAATGCTGATTTGACATCCATGTGGTGCACCTTCCAACCACTTCTTGCTGCCAGTGCTAACAACAGTCTCACTGTTTCTATACGAGCCACTGGCGTGAACACCTCTTCAGAGTCCACCCCCTCACGCTGAGCATAGCCTTTGGCCACTAATCTGGCCTTATGCTTGATCACATTACCTGCTGGATCTTTCTTAACCTtgaacacccacttcaggccaaTAGCACGATGACCTGCAGGTAAGTCTGCTAGCTCCCAGGTTTTGTTGGACTGAATTGATTCCATTTCTGCAGCCATTGCTTCCCTCTAGCACTATTCACTCAAGGCCTCATCTACTCCGTTTGGTTCTTCTGCTGCTAGACAACACATCCCACTGTACTCAAAATCAGTTAACTCTTTAGTAGTGTCATTTATATTCTCCAGTGTTCTGAATCTCATTGGTATGCCCTATGAGTTCACTGATTCTCCTGTTGGTGGTGATGCAAATTCTATTCCTTGTCCAGCTGGGCTTCCCGGAGGTGTTGCTTGAGTTGGTGTATCACCTGACCCGGTACCCACTGACCACTGACCAGAGGAGGGTGATGCTGCATCTGGAACAGACGGGTTCTCTGAATCTTCAGAGTCTGAACCTGAACCTTCAGTTACTGTTACCTGTCCAGCAATAGTGAAATGCTCCACTTCAAACACAGGGACAGCTGGTTCTACTGGGGATTCTTCACTCCACTTCCAAGCTCAATTTTCTTCAAACATCACATCTCGAGATATGTGGAGTTTCTTTGTCACAGGTTCATAGAATCTGTAACCCTTTGTCCCAGTTTCATAGCCTATGAACACCATCATTGTTGACCTGTCTGAAAGTTTGGAAATTCCAGGGCCAACCTTCTTGACATGGGCCACACAGCCAAATGTTCGAAGACGATGAACCTTAGGCTTCTTGTTGTACCACGCTTCATAGGGTGTCCTGCCTTAGAGGCTCCTCGTCGGGGCACGGTTCAACAGATACACTGCAGTGCGGACTGCTTCTCCCCAAAACTCTCCAGGCACTTTCTTGCTCTTTAGCAGACACCTAGCCATCTCCACCACTATACGATTTCGGcgttccacaacaccattttgctgTGGTGTATACGGTGTGGTGGTGAAATGCTTTACTCCATTCTCATCACAGTACTCCTTGAATTCGATGGAATTAAACTCTCCACCGCGATCACTGTGAAAAGCTCGAAGCCTACATCTTCCTTTAGTTTCTGCCAAAACCTTCACCTTCTTAAAACACTTGAAGGCCTCATCTTTTGTTGTCAGAAACTCCACCCACATATAACGGCTATAATCATCAACCAAAAGCAAAAAATAACTCTTACCCCCAGTGTCTTTGGCTTGATCTGGCCACATAGATCAGCATGGATCAGATCTAATGGGCTGTTGGCTCTGTAATTGGCCACCTGAGGAAACGGGTGTCGACACTGCTTTCCAAGTGCACAACCATCACAGACTTCTTCCACCCGGTCAATCAACGGTAATCCCTCGACCATCTCTTTGGCTCCAAGTTCTCGGATCGCTTGGAAATTGAGATGTCCATAACGAGCATGCCAGAGCCAGGCCTTTTCGTCTGTTTTTGCAACTAAACAGACAGGTTCAGAGATGTGCAGCTTCAACAGATACAGACGGTTCTTGACTCGAGGTGCTTTTGCTAGCAATGAGCGCTCATCATCAAACACATTACAGAACCCATTCTCAATCATAATTTTGAAACCACTCTCTTCCAATTGGCCTAAACTCACAATATTACTCTTTAATTTAGGGATAAGATAGACTTCAGTGAGTACCTTGGCCCCTTTTCTTTTGTCTGAAACACAACAGAGCCGATGCCAACGATCTCAACGAgtgatccatccccaaaacgcacCGTGCCTCGCACAGACATGTCGAGCGATGACAGCACCTCTCTGCACCCCGTCATGTGATTACTGGCCCCCGTATCAAGGACCCAAACATCCTTGCCTTCATCTCGGTCAACTGGGAACACCTTCTTCTCATTGAGATGAACAACTTGATCCCACATGCTCGACAATGACGCAGTGGTGCAGTGTGTCCTCCTCTCAACGTGCATGGAGTTCACCGTTGCCAGCATCAATGCCGGCTGATGATCTGCATCCGCCTACACATGGTGGGCTTCTTCCTTACGTTCCTTCTTGGGAGGCCTTTTACAGTCCTGTTTCCAGTGACCGTAAATTCCACAGTTTCGGCACCTTCCCTTGCGGCGTGGTGTACCCTCTGATGTCAGCTTCAGGATTGGCTCCTTCTTCTCACCGCGCCCACTGCCCTTTTGCTTGGCGGGGTTGTACCCGCCTTGCTTCTATCCTCCACCAGAGGAAGACGACTCTGGAATTAGACGGTGACGGTACTTGGACAGCCACTCCTCCTCTGACAGCATGAGACGCCCGGTTCGTTCCGTGACGGAGTCGACCTCGAACCGGTCCTCAGCTACCTTCAGACGCCCCACCAGATCTTCAATTGACAGGGTCTTGACATCCAGCAGTATCTCGATGGACACTGCAATTTGGGCATAGCACTTCGGGAGAACTCTCAACATCTTCTTCACAACATGAGCGTCATCGATGGACTCCCCGAGCCCACGCAGTTCCTCCGCAAGCGCATTGATGTGCAGCGCGAAGTCATCGACCATCTCACCATCTTTAAACGTGATGTTCTCGAACTCCTGAAGCAGTCGCTGGGCATGGGCTTCTTTCACCCTATCAGCACCCAACCGCATGCTTTTCACCGCTGCCCACGCCTCCTTCACCATTTTCTTGGCGCCCAGCATCGCCCACATCTCCTTGGGTACGGACCGAAGAAGACCTCCTATGGCCTGCCGATCTTGAGCTCGCTTCACGCCTTCGCCGCCGGGCTCGATCGTCTCCCAGATCTCGAGCGTTTCATAGTTACACTGCATGAGCATGGCCCACTCTAAGTAGTTGGAGTAGGTCAACATTGGCCACATGAGTGAACTCTCCTGAACGCGGTTGCCGGTGCTTGAGGATGATCTATCGCCGCCCATAGTGGCCTGCGGCGATCTCTGAGGAACGACGAGCTTCTTGCGAGGTGGTTGGTGCGGTGGACTCACCGagccatcatagaacatacatcgTGGCTCTAATACCAGATGTAGGCGTCGGCTACCAGAATCTGCAGCTCGACGGTGATCGGCAACGACGGCGATCACGCGCACGACGTCGCTCACTCACTCACGCACGCGAACTCGGTGGATCTCAACTGAACGCAAGAGAATGGCGCTGCCAAATGTTGCAGCTTTTCTGGTTTTCTTTGTTGCCTTTTATTCATGGTGTATACAAGGTCTGAGACCCacgatcccccccccccccccccccgccatgCGCGCTCACCTGTGCCGTGCCCACCTAAAGCGCGAGAGCGTTTCGTACACAGCATGGCGGTGACCAAATCCTAGCCGCACCATGGACACAGCACGGTTCTAGCTTCTACACCTCTCATCACACATGCAGCTAGCTATAGTTCAGGAAGTAAACATGCACTACTTAATTACATAAATGAATATGCAAGATCATGCACGAGATTATCTAACATCCCGGTGTCGCCCTGAAGAAGGGCTCGTCGTTGGTGAGCAGCGCCAGAGGCGGGTGTGGAGAGGGAGCACGCCGCCGCCGAAGAAGGGCTCGTCGTTGGTGAGCAGCGAGGGAACGAGTTCCTACCCACCTTCCAGAACTCAAACTCGCGACGCGACGTGTGATGGCGAGGAACTTTCAGACTCGCACTGCAGTGGCGACGGAGGAATCGCCCCCACGACGCCATCGGCCACAGCGGCTTGTGCTTGCTTTGACCGCGTCTCGGATCTGGACAGCGACGGTACTTTGGCGTCGGTGTGGCGAAGACGATGAAGGCGCGGATCCACCTTCCCTTTGCGGCAGCACAGGGCTTGAGGAGAAACCAGCGTGAGCTGACTTTTGAGAAAACGAAGCCGACGCATCCGCTCCTGCCTTATCCTCCAAGGCCTAGGGGCAATACAGGGACATACAGGAATACATCGATTGCAACTGGGCCTAGGTATGCTCCAGACATAGATCAGTGTATGGTTACGGGAGAAGCAGAATTACAATGGCATGTAAATGCTACAGACCGCTCTGTACTCGTACTTCAGTTCCTCCCGCTCCGCTCGCTGCCTCCACTCACTCTCTCCTACACTCACTTCGTCCGTTCCCCTACACTCGATCTCTCCTACGCTGCTCCTCCGCTCGTTTTCCTGCCGGCTCTCCGGGCCGTCCCCGGGACAGGGACACCGCGCGCCGCGCCCGTCAGCCTGTGCTCCCTTCCTCCCTCCGTCCCTCACCCTTCGCGACCTCCATGCACCCCCACTCTCCCTATGACCTGGCTCCCGCACCCTcaccggagacgaggacgacAGCGATGGCTCCGACGAGATAGCTCGCGGAGGGATCTGGATCTGAGGCCTGCTTCTCCTctagatctgagccctcctcctcctcctcctctggatctaagGGATGCGGCgatggctagggttccggcgagctctcAGGGTCAGATCTCGCCGTGTTACACTagtttttttatgttgcaacagATGGTTTTgaatgttgcaatgagatttttttGAGCTGTTGCAATAGATGTTTTTGCAATGTTGCAGTactactgcttgagatgttgcatcATAATTTTTTGAATGTTGCAGCATAATTTTTTGATGTTGAAGTACACATTTTTTTGATGTTGTAGTATAtgttttttcgatgttgcagtacatgttttcAATGTTGCAGTACACATTTTTTCGTTGTTGCGGTAGATATTTTTCATTGTTGCATCAGATTTTTTTAGATGTTGCAGTGCATGTTTTCCAATGTTGCAGTAGATAttttttttgatgttgcagtacatatttttcgtTTGTTGCCGTAGATATTTTTCGTTGTTGCAGTATTTTTTTAATGTTGCAGTGTATGTTTATCAATGTGGCACTATATATTTTTTTCCAATGTTGCAGTTGGGGAAGGGGGTGCGTTGGGGAAGGGGGACAGGAGGGGAGGGGCACGACGTGGTGGGGGGTGCTCCTGTGGGGGCGAGGCAAACTAATGGGGATGGCGAtgagggatggggatggggatgagGCAAACGTGTCGAGCGTGCGTGGGGGCATCCCGATGGAAACGGGCTCGGTTGCGGGTGATGGGGATGAGGTTGGGGATGGGGACGAGGTTGCTGGTTGTGGGGGGGCATCTAGGAGCAGCAGCGCGAGCATCCGACGCTAGCGCCCggatcggacgtccgggcgctagcagttCCCTTCCAATAAGGTAAATTGTAATGGCGTTTTTAAATTAAAAGTTAGAAAATTGTATTGGCGAGAATTAAAAAAACCCCAAAGAAAAAGCTCCGCGCGACTGCGCGACTTCCGCCACTGCCTCCTGCTTCCTAGCGACGGCGAGCTCTCCAGCTCTGGCGGCCTCCTCCTGCTCGTCGGCGATTGCCGGATCTGGTTGCCGGAGTCGCAGATGCTCAATCAATTCTCCAGACTCCCCCCGCAACCGCTTTCGTTTCCGCTTCCTTAGATAACCACGACGCTAGCCGGCCCACCCACCCGAGCAAGCGAAGGTGAAGCGGGCCAACCCAGCCATGGAGAAGGCGATCGATACGCAGCGGGTCCTCCTGAcgcgcctcctcccctccccctctGCCTCCTCCGCGTAGCCTCAGCTTGCGGTGAGCTCCCGATCTGCGGCTCGGTTCGTCTTctctttggccccgttcggcgtac harbors:
- the LOC136536026 gene encoding uncharacterized protein, with translation MGGDRSSSSTGNRVQESSLMWPMLTYSNYLEWAMLMQCNYETLEIWETIEPGGEGVKRAQDRQAIGGLLRSVPKEMWAMLGAKKMVKEAWAAVKSMRLGADRVKEAHAQRLLQEFENITFKDGEMVDDFALHINALAEELRGLGESIDDAHVVKKMLRVLPKCYAQIAVSIEILLDVKTLSIEDLVGRLKVAEDRFEVDSVTERTGRLMLSEEEWLSKYRHRLIPESSSSGGG